The region TGTTGAGCGTGAACTTGAATCCGGAGAAAGGATTGTTTTTGAAAACGATTCCTTTGTGGCTCTGGTTCCGTTTTGGGCGGTTTGGCCGTTTGAAACTATGCTGCTGCCAAAGCACCATATGGGAGCTGTAACCGATATGTCAGATTCTCAAAAAAATGATCTGGCTAAAGCTCTGGTGCAGATGGGTGTCCGGTTTGATAATCTTTTTGAAACATCATTTCCATATTCTATGGGACTTCACCAACGACCTGTTCATGAAAATGACGCAGACCATTGGCACTGGCATATCCATTATTATCCTCCGCTTTTAAGATCTGCCACAGTACGCAAATTTATGGTCGGCTATGAAATGATGGCTATGCCGCAGCGGGATATGACTGCGGAACAAAGTGCCAAACGTTTGCGTGAGCTATCTAGTGTTCATTTTATGAATCCGAAAACTAATTTAAATAGTAAGGACAAATAAGATGTTATCGTGTGAAGCTTATCAAGTTTATCTGGATTCTGGAGGATTTGATAAAGATTTTTGCGCCATGCATTCCAGCTCCAGACTTGATGAATCCCGCCGTCGCTTAACCAAGCTTTTGAATTGGATAGAAGAATCTTTTAAACCTGAATTGTTAGGAGTCGCCAGTGCACCGGGCAGAACAGAGCTGGGCGGCAACCACACAGATCATAACCATGGAAGAGTTCTTGCCGCAGCGATTAATCTGGACTGTCTGGCAGCATTTTCTCCCGCTCACGAATCAAATTCGCAAGTCGTCACAATCCTATCTGAAAATTTTGAAAAACCTATTGTCGTTGATTTATCTGATACATCTCCGAGACAGGAAGAAGAGGGGACCAGCGAAGCTATCGTTCGTGGAGTTGCTGACGGTTTCAGACTGGCGGGGTTTCAGGCTTCCGGTTTTAACGGATGCGTTACCAGCACCATACCTGCCGGATCAGGTCTTAGTTCTTCTGCTGCCTTCGAGGTTTTGATAGGAAGGATTTTTAATTATCTTTTTAACGACAGAAAAGTCAGCCCGCTTGATATCGCAAGGATAGCCAGACGTTCTGAAAATTTACATTTCGCCAAACCTTGCGGTTTTATGGACCAGACTGCTTCTTCTTTTGAAGGTATTTTAGAAATAGATTTCAATGATCCTGAAAATCCTGTTGTTGAACAGATTACTCCCGGATTTACCTGTTGTGATACTTCAAACACAGGTTTTTATGGAACAGGATACCGTCTCTGCGTTGTTAACACCGGAGGGAGTCACGCTGACCTGACCTCTGAATATGCAGCCATACCTTATGAAATGCATCAGGCAGCGAAATATTTCGGACGCAGCGAAGCTCGGGGCATAAGTATGTCCGAGGTTATTAGTAACATGGGAATGCTGCGGGAGAAAGCAGGCGACAGAGCAGCTTTAAGACTTATGCATTTTATAGGGGAAGATGAGCGGGCAGAGCAGCAGGCTAAAGCTTTAAGCTGTGGTGACATGAGTGAATTTCTCCAGCTTGTCGCTGATTCAGGAAAGTCATCGTGCCGCCTTCTACAAAACTGCTACAATACACATTCCCCTGCCGAGCAACCTATTCCAACGGCTTTGATTCTGACTGAGTACCTTCTTGGCTCAAAGGGAGTGGGCAGAGTGCACGGCGGAGGGTTTGCCGGAACAATTCAAGTTTATGCCCAAGATTCATGTTTTGATGAGTATAAAACTGCGATGGAAAAGATCTTCGGAACTGGCTCAGTAATCGAACTTGTTGTCCGTCAGCCCGGTCTGGATTTTTTGAATATTTCTAAAAAAGGACGGGAAGTGGGATAATATGGGACATTTAACCATCAAAGATCTGGCACGCAAGTTAGGAATTTCTGCTTCCACTGTGTCCAGAGCTTTGCATGACCATCCCGATATCAGTGACGCCACAAAACGCTTAGTGCTCGATTCCGCCAAAGAGCACAGTTATCATCCAAATCCTATTGCACAGAGCCTGCAAAGAAAGCGCAGCAATACAATTGGGGTTATTGTTCCCGAAATTCGTCATAATTTTTTTGCAACTGTAGTCAGCGGTATTGAGGAAGTTATGTATGAGGCAGGCTATATAATAATGGTCTGCCAGTCTAACGAATCTTTAGACCGTGAAGTAGTTAATACAAAAGCTCTAGCCGCTAATCGAGTAGCCGGATTACTTCTCGCCATATCTCTTGAAACCGTTAACAGCAAACATCTGAAAGATGTTATTCGGCTGGGCATTCCTC is a window of Desulfovibrio sp. UCD-KL4C DNA encoding:
- a CDS encoding galactokinase family protein; the encoded protein is MLSCEAYQVYLDSGGFDKDFCAMHSSSRLDESRRRLTKLLNWIEESFKPELLGVASAPGRTELGGNHTDHNHGRVLAAAINLDCLAAFSPAHESNSQVVTILSENFEKPIVVDLSDTSPRQEEEGTSEAIVRGVADGFRLAGFQASGFNGCVTSTIPAGSGLSSSAAFEVLIGRIFNYLFNDRKVSPLDIARIARRSENLHFAKPCGFMDQTASSFEGILEIDFNDPENPVVEQITPGFTCCDTSNTGFYGTGYRLCVVNTGGSHADLTSEYAAIPYEMHQAAKYFGRSEARGISMSEVISNMGMLREKAGDRAALRLMHFIGEDERAEQQAKALSCGDMSEFLQLVADSGKSSCRLLQNCYNTHSPAEQPIPTALILTEYLLGSKGVGRVHGGGFAGTIQVYAQDSCFDEYKTAMEKIFGTGSVIELVVRQPGLDFLNISKKGREVG